From a region of the Besnoitia besnoiti strain Bb-Ger1 chromosome I, whole genome shotgun sequence genome:
- a CDS encoding hypothetical protein (encoded by transcript BESB_008560), translating into MAEGAEAAKNGTMKGVEASQARDEEERRRLPRGRRPSRGAASSSLREKRERTPDKSGGVSSGGESEREVERSRLPSQKAPEEGRDSRSRSEASEGRPAPEQKAAARVGAARAAAAGEAEETVDYGRISVNSGDEEDSCHAASRPEAEAGVGACGDPDAQDTAGVEEAGADPPAGAGDEDEETRARRERRKEKKRKERLAAELLIEPDGPKRYAFREKRQKRERFEADISAKKSYTAVPTGFQLSSLEIPPDQVQGLQLFVYRKKRKARDDERGTRASIVGALHERQGLENGDLGVAGPLEPKEGRGVSGPGTPSDADAGDGVASGPGALDASAGARAGLFGLASLATNRRHRKKKRGGPGRPRVHPPSPAGGSHDPSGAGDAGRPAGGGSSGALAKKTPTGQRLGEPNADGRRAASQLAAVGTRADGRGGQAGAAAADDKVGGSKKKLIPEAQRVGDKKKAAAGDSGAGKKATGAGLGKKCDDKQRNDNGDADEEGSETEALISEECAGMLRDKFLQDAGAIEEYLPFGLYYADSLACDGDLQAKQEEAQKARYLEAKRAFQREMFRRLFYASAMEKHTENLQESGACTASRMRSPRDRAGGGVDTGVEAAAPRASLDVKREAPEKGLDARADAAATAEERLREGLGSAADAGKSSSRHRASTEEETSGLAAEGGGDVESEAVNGAWSSASSVDSTRRRRCSLSPVNKADTGASVSQLSSTLSSSALSPLDARGGQLATGPSLSSSLLSPSSASPSTVSTGDGAGSKAQEDDDHAFCRPAKGDGRLASDTDGRATPEEAARVTAQSPAEKRGDQKSEEHSAHEARGRSSSRAEVAKEDQRESERGCDAPAPAELAAGTHDVATSPRLLSQESHASRAPPGLAYSVLPFPAHAPTGEGCFAEVLARETGKEDVQMRLQATKPRGPPPVIYVSPVCLSLQSLRASAANLMRVVAHIAEQRPFVSGLAASAAGTLGVLRVGDLAEETAPLLFGGDACLSSFTAQGRSPRGRREGASREVKEQPDGEAKASSVAASAPATAFFKDIRKETAGLEPALTAVSSSLASLLDSLPPSFLCVGLPPRLGLSATTRAALGVPGVEACEVTPAEAGEERENAEGAQETDREAEGALPEKRKAAMKARGKEEHEKADEAKEAKLTRDLQAKSLSRQISCEASAVTSDLPSRGSATVSAPEANAGEQEAETRAQGGRALDVFALCAGECGGRKTQGSASENSLYFDAATFSHAPLRHFRCRASPAGPSGLFPRSRPVSWRRLRALLRAVGARRLARLQIENQQQQEAFYAPPSDEWDALSVIHPVYRPSAGEAGEESARKKRCGLLFARDGESSSDSCDFSEDDDRSGDTALPAKKKTSSSSQPVKTVLFPSSGSSSPAATGAASAGATSGHAEENGARPSVGLSTPDAHASPASAAASGANGGLSTPSAAGGACSGSKASPPGLPSSLLASIPAGACQPFLAARAVLQARQEEKRLALPPPLPLRPHRLSSDLDAVAKALWSPTGGCHIVGSRERHWRRVDRVLDAFQFSPHLLQSRPAGKPEKTGASQIGKEGDDRARDPQKPDSINRAVLDAIVLPGNFKHLLEPLHFFPSEFELEVQQARALAEQAALLGRRKLQRRQRGGRLGGGGSDSSKAAQKKRPTGVDGFGAWSPEERRNGDKRGAGASQPFPAGFAPGSSCASALAAEGAANSRRPQTPGAGPAAGSQFGAQAGKREESGGGGAAEKGTGLMCSAASLKKLQSDAANNPEVEADIWQLLLWRWRKEGPAASAASPPSASLLATATAPAEASSGEGALAADDEAGKQGRKRPLAPGETEMPAREPDELGKRRKHDDAAEEGLTADRENGDAEADETNGAPGVGGHVADGARPRRTAARSRLAEVLTAVKGGNHAASSAELSAAPPASASASGSSSCASAGSTATAASATTERPAGASPLPNSPPPGVFGAAHEAATAAALAAAAAPGAPPLKCLLRLLRYYPLSVLAQRLGVHRSTVARWAKMWSRQRIEEEGENEDDEAEDEEEALVASSASSVRGHGEA; encoded by the exons AtggcggagggcgcagaggctgcgaagAACGGCACGATGAAGGGGGtggaggcgtcgcaggctcgcgacgaggaggaacggcgccggctgccgcggggccggcgcccgagccgcggcgctgcatcctcttcgctgcgtgagaagcgcgagaggacTCCCGACAAGTCAGGCGGCGTCAGCAgtggcggcgagagcgagcgcgaggttGAACGTTCGAGGCTGCCCAGTCAAAAAGCCCCCGAGGAGGGGCGAGactcgcggtcgcggtcgGAGGCCTCCGAGGGGAGGCCCGCGCCTGAACAAAAGGCGGCCGCacgcgtgggcgccgcgcgcgcggccgctgcgggcgaggcagaggagaccgTGGACTACGGGCGGATCTCCGTGAACagtggagacgaagaggattCTTGTCACGCCGCTTCGCGGCCTGAAGCTGAAGCGGGCGTCGGCGCTTGTGGCGACCCCGACGCGCAGGACACGGCAGGggtcgaggaggccggcgccgaccCGCCCGCTGGAGCAGgtgacgaagacgaagaaacgcgcgcacgacgcgagcggcggaaggagaagaagcggaaggaacggctggcggcggagctgctgaTTGAGCCCGACGGCCCGAAGCGCTACGCCTttcgagagaagagacagaaacgcgagCGATTCGAGGCAGATATCTCCGCGAAGAAATCGTACACGGCTGTGCCGACTGGCTTTCAGCTTTCCTCCCTCGAAATCCCACCTGACCAGGTGCAGGGTCTCCAGCTTTTTGTCTAccgaaagaaaagaaaggcgcgcgacgacgagcgcggTACCCGCGCATCGATTGTGGGCGCGTTGCACGAGCGGCAGGGCCTGGAGAACGGCGACCTGGGCGTTGCGGGCCCGCTGGAGCCCAAAGAGGGGCGAGGGGTCTCCGGGCCGGGGACACCCtcggacgccgacgccggcgacggagTCGCGTCGGGACCTGGCGCGCTcgacgcgtccgcggggGCGAGGGCAGGACTCTTTGGGCTCGCTAGCCTGGCGACTAACAGAAGACaccggaagaagaagcgcggtGGTCCGGGGCGCCCGCGTGTGCACccgccgtctccggcggGGGGGTCCCACGAccccagcggcgccggggaCGCCGGGAGGCCCGCAGGGGGGGGCAGCTCTGGGGCTCTGGCCAAGAAGACCCCGACCGGACAGAGACTCGGCGAGCCAAACGCCGACGgacggcgagctgcgtcgcAGCTCGCTGCGGTGGGCACGCGAGCGGATGGCAGGGGAGGccaggccggcgccgcggctgcggacgaCAAGGTGGGCGGCTcgaagaaaaagctgatacCTGAGGCCCAGAGAGTCGGCGACAAGAAGAAGGCCGCTGCGGGGGACTCCGGCGCCGGCAAGAAGGCGACTGGGGCCGGGCTTGGAAAGAAGTGCGACGACAAACAGAGGAACGATAatggagacgccgacgaggaaggcagcgaaacAGAAGCTCTCATCAGTGAAGAGTGCGCGGGGATGCTCAGAGACAAATTCCTCCAAGACGCTGGCGCAATTGAAGAATATCTTCCTTTCGG ACTGTACTACGCCGACTCTCTCGCGTGCGACGGCGACCTAcaggcgaagcaggaggaggcaCAGAAGGCGCGATATTTAGAGGCAAAGAGGGCCTTCCAGCGCGAGATGTTTCGGCGCCTGTTTTACGCATCCGCGATGGAGAAACACACCGAAAACCTGCAGGAATCTGGCGCCTGCACTgcgtcgcgcatgcgctcgccACGCGAccgggcgggcggcggggtcGACACGGGtgtggaggcagcggcgcctcgagcgAGCCTCGATGTCAAGCGGGAGGCGCCCGAAAAGGGCCTCGATGCGCGCGCGGATgccgcagcgacagcagaggaAAGGCTGAGGGAAGGTCTGGGatcggcggcggacgcaggcAAGTCTTCCTCGAGGCACCGAGCATCCACAGAGGAGGAGACTTCGGGGCttgccgcggagggcgggggcgaCGTGGAGAGTGAGGCGGTCAACGGCGCGTGGAGCTCCGCGAGCTCGGTGGATTccacgaggcgacggcgttgTTCTTTATCGCCGGTGAACAAGGCTGACACAGGCGCGAGCGTCTCGCAGTTGTCTTCGACGctgtcgtcctctgcgctgtctccattggacgcgcgaggaggccagcTGGCGACGGGgccgtcgctgtcttcttcgctgctgtcgccttcctctgcgtcgccatCCACGGTCTCcacgggcgacggcgcgggcagcaaagcgcaagaagacgacgatCACGCCTTCTGCCGACCCGCCAAAGGGGACGGTCGTTTGGCCTCGGACACCGACGGGAGGGCGACCCctgaagaagccgcgcgcgtgacGGCTCAAAGCCCGGCGGAGAAACGCGGAGACCAGAAATCTGAGGAGCACTCGGcacacgaggcgcgcggccggtcaagcagccgcgcagaggtTGCGAAAGAAGATCAGCGagaaagcgagcgaggctGCGACGCCCCAGCGCCAGCCGAACTCGCAGCAGGGACTCACGACGTCGCCACgtccccccgcctcctctcgcaggAGTCGCACGCCAGCCGAGCGCCCCCGGGCCTCGCGTACTCCGTTCTCCCTTTTCCAGCACACGCGCCGACGGGCGAGGGATGCTTCGCGGAAGTCCTTGCCCGCGAAACAGGCAAAGAAGACGTCCAGATGCGGCTGCAGGCCACAAAG CCGAGAGGACCTCCTCCTGTTATTTACGTCTCTCCTGTttgtctttctctgcagtCTCTTCGAGCGTCCGCAGCTAATCTCATGAGAGTCGTCGCGCACATCGCGGAGCAGAGACCGTTTGTCAGCGGcctggcggcgtctgcggcggggaCTCTCGGCGTCTTGCGGGTTGGGGACCTGGCAGAAGAGACGGCGCCTTTGCTGTTTGGTGGGGATGCGTGTTTGTCTTCTTTCACAGCACAGGGACGCTCGCCacgagggcggagagagggagccTCGCGGGAGGTCAAGGAGCAGCCGGAtggggaggcgaaggcgagcagtgtcgcggcttctgcgcccGCCACCGCTTTTTTCAAAGATATTCGTAAGGAAACTGCGGGTCTCGAGCCTGCGCTCACCGCggtctcgtcttcgctcgcctctcttctggactcgcttcctccctccttcctctgcgtcggcctgcctccgcggctgggtctctccgcgacgacgcgggcggcgctgggTGTCCCCGGGGTGGAGGCCTGCGAAGtgacgcccgcggaggcaggagaggagagagaaaatgCCGAAGGGGCCCAGGAGACAGACAGggaagcagagggcgcgctgccggagaagagaaaggccGCCATGAAAGCGAGGGGGAAGGAGGAGCATGAGAAGGctgacgaggcgaaggaggcaaaACTTACGAGAGATCTGCAGGCGAAATCGCTGTCGCGTCAAATTTCTTGTGAAGCTTCAGCGGTGACTTCCGATTTGCCTTCGCGGGGCTCGGCGACCGTGTCTGCGCCTGAAGCCAATGCAGGCGAAcaggaagcggagacgcgagccCAAGGGGGTCGCGCGCTGGATGTCTTTGCGTTGTGTGCGGGCGAATGTGGCGGGCGAAAAACGCAGGGCTCCGCTTCGGAGAATTCCCTCTACTTTGACGCCGCAACCTTCTCGCACGCGCCCCTGCGCCACTtccgctgtcgcgcgtctcccgccgGTCCTTCGGGCCTGtttccgcggtcgcggccaGTCTCGTGGCGCCGTTTGCGGGCGCTACTGCgggcggtcggcgcgcggcgcctggcgaggCTGCAGATCGAGaaccagcagcagcaggaggccTTCTACGCTCCACCTTCCGACGAGTGGGATGCGCTGAGCGTCATTCATCCTGTCTACCGTCCCTcagccggcgaggcgggtGAAGAgtccgcgaggaagaagcgctgCGGACTGCTTTTTGCACGCGACGGCGAGTCCTCCTCGGACTCGTGCGATTTCTCTGAGGACGATGAtcgcagcggagacacggcgttgcccgcgaagaagaaaacgagcaGTTCCTCGCAGCCTGTGAAGACCGTTCTCTTTCCGTCCTCGgggtcgtcgtcgccggcagccacGGGCGCTGCTTCGGCAGGCGCGACCTCGGGACACGCCGAGGAAAATGGCGCCCGTCCCTCCGTCGGGCTCTCGACTCCCGACGCccacgcctcgcccgcgtcggcggcggcctccggcgcgaaCGGCGGACTTAgcacgccgtctgcggccggcggcgcgtgctcGGGCTCCAAAGCGTCGCCTCCGGGGCTGCCGTCTTCTCTGCTGGCCTCGATTCCTGCGGGCGCCTGTCAGCCGTTCttggctgcgcgcgcagtccttcaggcgcgccaggaggagaagcgcttggcgctgccgccgccgttgCCCCTGCGCCCCCACCGTCTCTCTTCCGACCTGGACGCGGTCGCCAAGGCCCTTTGGAGCCCAACCGGCGGCTGCCACATCGTCGGATCCAGGGAGAGACACTGGCGGCGGGTGGACCGCGTGCTCGATGCCTTCCAGTTCTCGCCGCATCTGCTGCAGTCGAGGCCGGCGGGGAAACCCGAGAAGACCGGCGCGTCACAGATCGgcaaggagggcgacgacaggGCCCGCGACCCGCAGAAGCCCGATAGCATCAACCGAGCGGTCCTGGATGCGATCGTCCTGCCAGGGAATTTCAAGCACCTGCTGGAGCCTCTCCATTTCTTTCCCTCGGAGTTCGAACTGGAGgtccagcaggcgcgcgcgctggctgAGCAAGCAGCGCTGCTGGGCA ggcggaAGCTACAgaggcgccagcgcggcgggcgtctcgggggggggggcagcgacagcagcaaggcggcgcagaaaaagCGGCCGACGGGAGTCGacggcttcggcgcctgGTCTCCGGAGGAGCGGAGGAATGGCGACAAACGGGGCGCTGGAGCCTCACAGCCCTTCCCTGCGGGCTTCGCGCCTGGCTCgtcgtgcgcctccgcgctggccgcggaaggcgcagcaaacagccggcgcccgcagacgcccggcgcagggcctgcggcgggctcCCAATTCGGTGCGCAGGCggggaagcgcgaggagagcggcgggggcggcgcagcggagaagggCACAGGCCTGATGTGCTCCGCTGCGAGCttgaagaagctgcagagcgacgcggcgaacaACCCCGAAGTCGAGGCAGACATTTGGCAGTTGCTTCTCTGGCGCTGGAGAAAGGAAGgccccgccgcgagcgccgcgtccccGCCCAGTGCGAGTCTCCTCGCGACCGCGACAGCCCCGGCTGAGGCCTCCTCGGGCGAGGgggccctcgcggcggacgacgaagcCGGCAAGCAGGGCCGTAagaggccgctcgcgccgggcGAGACGGAGATGCCTGCGAGAGAGCCAGACGAACTGGGAAAGCGGCGGAAACAtgacgacgcagcagaggagggTCTGACTGCAGACCGAGAAAACGGCGACGCTGAAGCCGAT GAGACAAACGGCGCACCGGGCGTGGGCGGCCACGTagcggacggcgcgcgcccccGAAGAACCGCGGCTAGGAGTCGCTTGGCTGAAGTCCTCACAGCCGTCAAGGGAG GAAACCACGCGGCATCTTCGGCAGAACTGTCGGCGGCTCCCCCTGCCTCGGCTAGCGCGTCTGGGTCGTCGTCCTGTGCCTCCGCAGGATCgacggcgactgcggcgagtgcgacgacggagaggccggcgggcgcgtctccgcttccgAACTCGCCGCCCCCGGGGGTCTTTGGAGCCGCACACgaagccgcgaccgccgccgcgctcgcggcggccgcggcgcccggagctccgccgctgaagtgtctgctgcggctgctgcggtaCTATCCGCTGAGCgtgctcgcgcagcgcctgggcgTGCACCGCAGCACTGTCGCGCGCTGGGCGAAGATGTGGTCGCGACAGCGAatcgaagaagaaggcgaaaacgaggacgacgaggcggaggacgaagaggaggcgctggtcgcctcctcggcgtcatCCGTCAGGGGCCATGGCGAGGCCTGA